In one window of Meiothermus sp. DNA:
- the fabF gene encoding beta-ketoacyl-ACP synthase II, producing MRRVVVTGLGPVAPNGIGAKAFHEAQLLGKSGIRRITQFDASNYPVQIAGEVDVNPEEYIDKRELRRLDRFTQLALIAGHLALQDSGLELEKEDRTRIGTLIGTGIGGMITWQEQSKVLFEKGGTRLSPFFIPMMIANMASGQLAMKYGFMGPSSTVVTACATGSDAIGNAFRVIQLGEADVMLTGGTEAVVTEMAIGSFGVMRALSTRNHEPEKASRPFTQSRDGFVLSEGAAVVVLEEYERARARGAKIYAELVGFGRSADAHHITEPHPEGAGAALAMRAALKDAQISPEQVGYINAHGTSTPVGDKAETLAIKKVFGEHAYKLSVSSTKSMIGHLLGAAGAIEAIASVQALVSGILPPTINLDDPDPELDLDYVPNTPKEKQVEYALSNSFAFGGMNATLLFKRV from the coding sequence ATGCGTCGTGTCGTCGTCACCGGCCTTGGCCCGGTAGCCCCCAACGGCATTGGAGCCAAAGCCTTCCATGAAGCCCAGCTTTTGGGCAAGTCGGGCATCCGGCGAATCACCCAGTTCGATGCTTCGAACTATCCCGTCCAGATTGCTGGCGAGGTAGACGTCAACCCCGAGGAGTACATTGACAAGCGCGAACTGCGCCGCCTGGATCGTTTCACCCAGCTGGCCCTGATAGCCGGGCATCTGGCCTTACAGGACTCGGGGCTAGAACTAGAAAAAGAAGACCGCACCCGTATCGGCACCCTCATCGGAACGGGCATCGGGGGCATGATTACCTGGCAGGAACAGAGCAAGGTGCTCTTTGAGAAGGGCGGCACCCGCCTCTCCCCTTTCTTCATTCCCATGATGATTGCCAACATGGCCTCGGGCCAGCTGGCCATGAAATATGGCTTTATGGGGCCTTCCTCCACGGTGGTCACCGCCTGCGCCACGGGTTCGGATGCAATTGGCAACGCCTTTCGGGTTATTCAACTGGGTGAGGCCGATGTCATGCTCACCGGCGGCACCGAAGCGGTGGTGACCGAGATGGCCATCGGGAGCTTCGGGGTCATGCGGGCCCTCTCGACCCGCAACCACGAGCCCGAGAAAGCCAGCCGCCCCTTTACCCAAAGCCGCGATGGTTTTGTGCTATCCGAGGGGGCAGCGGTCGTGGTGTTGGAAGAGTACGAGCGGGCCAGAGCCCGGGGTGCCAAAATTTACGCCGAGCTGGTAGGCTTTGGCCGCAGCGCCGATGCCCATCACATCACCGAGCCGCATCCCGAAGGGGCCGGCGCAGCCCTAGCCATGCGGGCTGCTCTCAAGGACGCCCAGATTAGCCCCGAACAGGTGGGTTACATCAATGCCCACGGCACCTCCACGCCCGTGGGCGACAAGGCCGAGACCCTGGCCATCAAGAAGGTCTTTGGCGAGCACGCCTACAAGCTATCGGTCTCCTCTACCAAGAGCATGATTGGGCACCTGCTGGGGGCGGCGGGGGCCATCGAGGCCATTGCCAGCGTTCAGGCGCTGGTGAGCGGGATTCTACCCCCCACCATCAACCTGGACGACCCCGACCCCGAGCTTGACCTGGATTACGTGCCCAATACCCCCAAGGAAAAACAGGTGGAGTACGCCCTCTCGAACTCCTTTGCCTTTGGGGGCATGAACGCCACGTTGCTGTTCAAGCGGGTTTGA
- a CDS encoding Na+/H+ antiporter subunit D, translating to MSWLLVLPLLIPLTTGILCLVLASRPAQRVLGLVGALSLLGSALALLIQVNARGIQAVQVGNWPAPFGITFVADHLSALMVLITGVVAVAVALYALATGDELREHLGYYPLSQLLLFGVNGAFLTGDLFNLYVWFEVLLLASFVLMILGGSKAQLTGGVKYFAVSLFSSILFLVAVGLLYGATGALNMADLATRVGSVAPGLLTALAMLFLGAFGLKAAVFPFFFWLPASYPAPPVMISALFAGLLTKVGVYALIRVFTLLFTQDVGFTHGLILWIAGLTLLLGVLMALAQGELRRLLSFQLVSHIGYMLMGLGILSPLALTGSVFYALNHMIVIAALFLLAGLLHRLQGTTVLVRMGGLYRSHPWLAVLFLLPAFSLAGLPPFSGFWAKFTLVAAGLQAGQYAIVTVALLVGLLTLLSMGLVFAEVFWKDAPQALGQAPGGWGGLVVPVVLLAVLTLGIGLWAEPLLGLSQAAARELLEPGRYIEAVLGVSR from the coding sequence ATGAGCTGGCTGCTGGTTCTTCCCCTCCTGATTCCCCTCACCACCGGCATCCTGTGCCTGGTGCTGGCCAGCCGCCCCGCCCAGCGGGTGCTGGGGCTGGTGGGCGCTCTAAGCCTGCTGGGCTCGGCTTTAGCATTGCTCATTCAGGTCAATGCGCGCGGCATCCAGGCCGTACAGGTGGGCAACTGGCCCGCCCCCTTTGGCATTACCTTCGTGGCCGACCACCTCTCGGCCCTGATGGTGCTCATCACCGGGGTGGTGGCGGTGGCGGTGGCCTTGTATGCCCTGGCCACGGGGGATGAGCTACGCGAACACCTGGGCTACTACCCCCTGAGCCAGCTCTTGCTCTTCGGGGTCAATGGGGCCTTCCTCACCGGCGACCTGTTTAACCTCTACGTCTGGTTCGAGGTGCTCCTCCTCGCTTCGTTTGTGCTGATGATTCTGGGCGGAAGCAAGGCCCAGCTCACGGGGGGGGTCAAGTACTTCGCGGTCTCGCTCTTCTCCTCGATTCTGTTTCTGGTGGCGGTAGGGCTCCTGTACGGCGCGACCGGAGCCTTGAACATGGCCGATCTGGCCACCCGGGTGGGGTCGGTTGCGCCGGGTTTGCTTACCGCGCTGGCCATGCTCTTCCTGGGGGCTTTTGGTCTCAAGGCGGCGGTGTTTCCCTTCTTTTTCTGGCTCCCCGCCTCCTACCCGGCCCCGCCGGTGATGATCTCGGCCCTGTTTGCGGGCCTCCTGACCAAGGTGGGGGTCTATGCGCTTATTCGGGTCTTCACCCTGCTCTTCACCCAGGATGTTGGGTTTACCCATGGCCTGATTCTCTGGATAGCGGGTTTAACGCTGCTTTTAGGTGTGCTGATGGCGCTGGCTCAGGGGGAGCTCCGACGGCTGCTTTCGTTCCAGCTCGTGAGCCACATTGGCTACATGCTGATGGGCCTGGGCATCCTGAGCCCGTTGGCCCTGACCGGCTCGGTGTTTTATGCCCTTAATCACATGATTGTGATTGCTGCTTTGTTCTTGCTGGCGGGGCTTTTGCATCGCTTGCAGGGCACCACGGTGCTGGTGCGGATGGGCGGGCTCTATCGGAGCCACCCCTGGCTGGCGGTACTCTTCTTGCTGCCGGCTTTCTCGCTGGCCGGGCTGCCGCCGTTCTCGGGCTTCTGGGCCAAGTTCACCCTGGTAGCAGCAGGCTTACAGGCCGGGCAGTACGCCATCGTGACGGTGGCCCTGCTGGTGGGCCTCTTGACCCTGCTCTCGATGGGCCTGGTCTTTGCCGAGGTTTTTTGGAAAGACGCGCCGCAAGCGTTGGGCCAGGCCCCTGGGGGCTGGGGTGGTCTGGTGGTGCCTGTTGTTTTGCTGGCCGTCTTGACGCTGGGTATCGGGCTGTGGGCCGAACCGCTCCTGGGTCTTTCGCAAGCCGCCGCGCGGGAGCTTCTGGAGCCTGGCCGCTATATCGAGGCCGTACTGGGGGTGAGCCGATGA
- a CDS encoding NADH-quinone oxidoreductase subunit K, translating to MEILLAFLVGGLSAVGVYLMLRPHLIQFLIGFLVLGNAANLLIFTSGRLGSQFPPLVQPGGTVLTPIANPLPQALILTAIVIGFALAAFGIVLFFRAQQVLHTLNAEAMPESLEAAPAPSPVDEVREERR from the coding sequence ATGGAAATCCTGCTGGCTTTTCTGGTGGGGGGTCTGTCGGCAGTGGGGGTCTACCTGATGCTAAGGCCTCACCTGATCCAGTTCTTAATTGGTTTTCTGGTGCTGGGCAACGCCGCCAACCTGCTCATTTTTACCTCGGGCCGCCTGGGCAGCCAGTTTCCGCCCCTGGTACAGCCCGGTGGTACGGTGCTGACACCCATCGCCAACCCTTTGCCCCAGGCCCTGATCCTGACCGCTATTGTGATTGGTTTCGCCCTGGCGGCTTTTGGTATCGTGCTCTTTTTCCGGGCCCAGCAGGTGCTCCATACCCTGAACGCCGAGGCCATGCCCGAGAGCCTCGAGGCCGCCCCCGCCCCCTCGCCGGTAGACGAGGTCAGGGAGGAGCGCCGATGA
- a CDS encoding Na+/H+ antiporter subunit B — MNTLILKTTSRFLFTLLLLLSVFLLLRGHNEPGGGFIGALVAVGAYALFALAHGLSAARKLLPLPPLRLVGWGLLVALVSALVAFFLDKPLMTGVWFSLLGVKIGTPVIFDIGVYLTVFGALLSAIFGLEESAHTQEGS, encoded by the coding sequence GTGAATACCCTGATTTTGAAAACGACCTCGAGGTTCCTCTTCACCCTCTTGCTCCTTCTTTCGGTGTTCTTGCTGCTGCGCGGCCACAACGAGCCGGGCGGGGGCTTTATTGGAGCCCTGGTGGCGGTGGGGGCCTATGCGCTGTTTGCCCTGGCCCACGGCCTCAGCGCCGCCCGCAAACTGCTGCCCCTGCCTCCCCTGCGGCTGGTGGGGTGGGGTTTGCTGGTGGCCCTGGTGAGCGCGCTGGTGGCCTTCTTCCTGGATAAACCGCTCATGACCGGTGTCTGGTTCAGCCTGTTGGGGGTGAAGATTGGCACCCCAGTAATCTTCGACATTGGCGTCTACCTGACCGTATTTGGGGCGCTCCTGTCGGCCATTTTTGGCCTGGAGGAGTCTGCTCACACACAGGAGGGCTCCTGA
- a CDS encoding Na+/H+ antiporter subunit E has translation MRAFVYNVVLTVFWMLVTESFTLSNFLVGFAICFLILLLARPLFDAPSRRYFTLAWKLPRFVALMLWEIVLSSVRVAQAVLSPRMPIKPGFIAYPLTVKSDLEITLLANLITLTPGTLSLDVSSDRKVLYVHGMFVDDPQAVIQSTHDSLEKAVLEVTR, from the coding sequence ATGAGGGCCTTTGTGTACAACGTAGTGCTGACGGTGTTCTGGATGCTGGTGACGGAGAGCTTCACCCTCTCCAACTTCCTGGTGGGCTTTGCCATCTGCTTTTTGATTTTGCTGCTGGCCCGCCCCCTCTTTGATGCCCCCTCGAGGCGCTACTTCACCCTGGCCTGGAAGCTCCCCCGCTTTGTGGCCCTGATGCTCTGGGAGATTGTGCTCTCCAGCGTGCGGGTGGCCCAGGCGGTGCTCTCACCCCGGATGCCCATCAAGCCCGGCTTCATTGCCTACCCCCTCACCGTCAAGAGCGACCTGGAAATTACCCTCCTGGCCAACCTGATTACCCTCACGCCCGGCACCCTGAGCCTGGACGTCTCCTCCGACCGCAAGGTGCTGTATGTGCACGGGATGTTTGTGGATGACCCCCAGGCGGTCATCCAGTCCACCCACGATAGCCTGGAAAAAGCCGTTCTGGAGGTGACAAGATGA
- the mbhE gene encoding hydrogen gas-evolving membrane-bound hydrogenase subunit E, whose amino-acid sequence MIIAVISAFLGALLAPLLYRRLGSLAGWVLALLPLGLTVYFASLLPAVEAGHTVRHSAAWVPTLSVNFSFYLDGLSLLFALLITGIGTFIVIYSGGYLKGHPDLGKFYLTILLFMASMLGLVLADNIVTLFVMWELTSLTSYLLIGFNHSEFRSRRAATQALFVTAGGGLALLAGLILLAGMGGSWEISELLGKGEVLRAQPLYLPALVLVLLGAFTKSAQFPFHFWLPNAMEAPTPVSAYLHSATMVKAGVYLLARLQPALGGSEVWSAALMTFGLATLLTGATLTFRHTDLKRLLAYSTVAALGALVFAIGMVPLTDYYAAMGFATFLLAHSLYKGGLFMAAGAVDHEAGTRDITQLSGLFRAMPITGVAVVLAALSLAGLPPVLGFIGKEVLYLASLQAAPVWMIGLAVLGFAVGAMLALILVVPFFRGKPPEEVHDGPPSLWLGPLVLAGLGLLIGLLPGLYNPLAEAVASAVKGKAVVYHLKLWPGFNLALLLSLLTVVVGVGLYYLYPRLQAWMAQDPVPGPENGYVALLRGLLRLAAFVERLLQSGSLRAYLVWVFAGLTGLVGLAFLRGGAVFWPGGASSPPPAQVLLLALMLLGAVLALRLRSHLAMVVGVGIVGAGVALVFLLQNAPDLSITQFLVETLTAILIALVLLQIRNIGPVPSGRWLDKAVALGFGGVVTLLMLGMLAQPMSPHLSEFFAQKSLPEGFGRNIVNVILVDFRGLDTFGEITVVGLAGLGVWALLKRLRREERP is encoded by the coding sequence ATGATAATCGCGGTTATATCAGCTTTTTTGGGTGCCCTTTTGGCGCCGCTCCTGTACCGCAGGTTAGGTAGCCTTGCAGGCTGGGTGCTGGCTCTGTTGCCCCTGGGCCTGACGGTGTACTTTGCCAGCCTGCTTCCCGCCGTGGAAGCAGGCCATACCGTGCGACATAGCGCAGCCTGGGTGCCCACGCTATCGGTCAACTTTTCCTTTTACCTCGATGGGCTTTCCCTGCTCTTTGCCCTGCTCATCACCGGCATCGGCACCTTCATCGTGATTTATTCCGGCGGCTACCTGAAAGGCCACCCGGATTTGGGCAAGTTCTATCTGACCATTCTGCTCTTCATGGCCTCCATGCTGGGGCTGGTGCTGGCCGATAACATCGTGACCTTGTTCGTGATGTGGGAGCTGACCAGCCTTACCTCCTACCTGCTGATCGGCTTTAACCACAGCGAGTTTCGCTCGCGCCGAGCCGCCACCCAGGCTCTGTTTGTCACGGCGGGGGGTGGGCTGGCTTTGCTGGCCGGGCTCATTTTGCTGGCGGGCATGGGTGGCTCCTGGGAAATTTCCGAGCTGCTGGGCAAAGGCGAGGTACTGCGGGCGCAGCCTCTGTACCTTCCCGCCCTGGTGCTGGTGCTTTTGGGGGCCTTCACCAAATCGGCCCAGTTCCCCTTTCACTTCTGGCTGCCCAATGCCATGGAGGCCCCCACGCCGGTCTCGGCCTACCTGCACTCGGCCACCATGGTCAAGGCCGGGGTATACCTGCTGGCCCGGCTCCAGCCGGCCCTAGGCGGCAGCGAGGTCTGGAGCGCAGCCCTCATGACCTTTGGACTGGCCACCCTGCTCACCGGGGCCACGCTCACCTTCCGCCACACCGACCTCAAGCGCCTGCTGGCCTACTCCACCGTAGCCGCGCTGGGGGCGCTGGTCTTTGCCATCGGGATGGTACCCCTCACCGACTATTACGCAGCCATGGGCTTCGCCACCTTCCTGCTGGCCCACTCGCTCTACAAGGGGGGGCTTTTCATGGCGGCGGGGGCGGTGGACCACGAGGCCGGCACCCGCGACATTACCCAGCTTTCAGGCCTCTTCCGGGCGATGCCCATCACGGGGGTGGCGGTGGTGCTGGCTGCGCTCTCGCTGGCGGGGCTGCCGCCGGTGCTGGGCTTTATCGGCAAGGAGGTGCTCTACCTGGCCTCGTTGCAGGCGGCGCCGGTCTGGATGATTGGGCTGGCGGTGCTGGGCTTTGCGGTGGGGGCCATGCTGGCCCTGATCCTGGTGGTGCCTTTCTTTAGGGGTAAACCGCCCGAAGAGGTGCACGATGGGCCTCCTAGCCTCTGGCTGGGACCGCTGGTGCTGGCGGGGCTGGGCCTCCTGATCGGCCTGCTTCCGGGGCTCTACAACCCCCTAGCCGAGGCCGTGGCCAGCGCAGTGAAAGGCAAGGCCGTAGTGTACCATCTGAAGCTCTGGCCAGGGTTCAACCTGGCCCTGCTTCTGAGCCTGCTGACGGTTGTGGTGGGGGTGGGGCTATACTACCTGTACCCCCGGCTACAAGCCTGGATGGCCCAGGACCCCGTCCCCGGCCCCGAGAACGGCTATGTGGCCCTGTTGCGGGGGCTCTTGCGGCTGGCAGCCTTTGTGGAACGGCTTTTGCAAAGCGGTTCGCTGCGGGCCTACCTGGTCTGGGTTTTTGCGGGCCTTACGGGGCTGGTGGGGCTGGCGTTTTTGCGGGGCGGGGCGGTTTTCTGGCCGGGAGGAGCCTCGAGCCCCCCTCCAGCCCAGGTACTCTTGCTGGCCTTGATGCTATTGGGGGCTGTGCTAGCGCTGCGGTTGCGCTCGCACCTGGCCATGGTGGTGGGGGTGGGCATCGTGGGGGCTGGGGTGGCCCTCGTGTTCTTGCTGCAAAACGCCCCCGACCTCTCGATAACCCAGTTTTTGGTGGAAACCCTGACCGCCATCCTGATTGCCCTGGTGCTTTTGCAAATCCGCAACATTGGTCCAGTGCCCAGCGGTCGCTGGCTGGACAAGGCGGTGGCCCTGGGCTTTGGGGGCGTGGTGACCCTCCTGATGCTGGGTATGCTGGCCCAGCCCATGAGCCCGCACCTGAGCGAGTTTTTTGCCCAAAAGAGCCTGCCCGAGGGCTTCGGGCGCAACATTGTGAACGTGATTCTGGTGGACTTCCGCGGTCTGGACACCTTTGGCGAGATTACCGTGGTGGGGCTGGCCGGGCTGGGAGTCTGGGCCCTCTTGAAGCGCCTGCGTCGGGAGGAAAGGCCGTGA
- a CDS encoding monovalent cation/H+ antiporter complex subunit F, giving the protein MSFLEAMLLALMLTLPFAVYRLVKGPTLPDRVVGLDLITSVSVAMAALYALVSGQTAFLDVAIALALFAFLATLGLARYIEYRGHKGD; this is encoded by the coding sequence ATGAGCTTTCTGGAGGCAATGCTGCTGGCTCTCATGCTGACGTTGCCTTTTGCTGTTTATCGCCTGGTCAAGGGCCCCACCCTGCCCGACCGGGTGGTGGGCCTCGACCTGATTACCTCGGTTTCGGTGGCCATGGCTGCGCTCTATGCCCTGGTCAGCGGCCAGACCGCCTTCCTGGACGTGGCCATCGCGCTGGCCCTGTTCGCTTTTCTGGCCACGCTGGGTCTGGCCCGCTACATCGAGTACCGGGGCCACAAGGGGGACTGA
- a CDS encoding cysteine desulfurase-like protein has translation MLIQSHFPALARGFSFLDNAAGAQVPKQCIEGIAQFLATSSCNVGMPYPGSQAATRVREQAREETATFFNCKPAEVAIGPSATALTFILSRAFSRLFSEGDEVVISQLEHEANASPWRNLQEKGVQVRVWKARWDEGGRLEPADLRALVSPRTRLVAVTSAANSLGTTPDVAAAAEIAHSVGAWCITDLVHYSPHHLPDVRAMGVDMAFFSAYKVFGPHLAFLYVREELIAQLPTDKLWFIPNDSLLKFEPGTNNHEGLAGWLGTLAYLRDELGGGKPGREGLIEAYNQIEALEQPLLEQALKRLQQIPGLKLYGMSTVKGRVGTFCFNLEGQPPLRVAERLAQVGVGVAAGHYYATMPMQALGLWPDGAIRASIAHYTTQADLDKLIAGLKGSD, from the coding sequence ATGCTGATTCAATCCCATTTTCCCGCGCTGGCCAGAGGCTTTAGCTTTTTGGATAACGCCGCAGGGGCCCAGGTTCCTAAGCAGTGCATAGAGGGTATTGCACAGTTTTTAGCTACCTCGAGCTGCAACGTAGGCATGCCCTACCCCGGCTCCCAGGCAGCAACCCGGGTGCGCGAACAGGCTCGAGAAGAAACCGCTACCTTTTTCAACTGCAAGCCCGCCGAAGTGGCCATTGGCCCAAGCGCCACGGCCCTTACTTTTATTCTCTCGAGGGCCTTTTCGCGGCTCTTTAGCGAGGGCGACGAGGTGGTGATTTCGCAGCTCGAGCACGAAGCCAACGCCTCGCCCTGGCGCAACCTGCAAGAAAAGGGGGTGCAGGTACGGGTCTGGAAGGCCCGCTGGGACGAAGGCGGCCGGCTAGAACCCGCCGACCTGCGAGCCCTGGTCTCGCCCAGAACGAGGCTGGTGGCCGTTACCTCGGCGGCCAACTCGCTGGGCACCACCCCAGACGTGGCCGCTGCCGCCGAGATTGCCCACTCGGTAGGGGCCTGGTGCATTACCGACCTGGTGCACTATAGCCCCCACCACCTACCCGATGTTCGGGCTATGGGGGTGGACATGGCCTTTTTCTCGGCCTACAAGGTGTTTGGCCCACACCTGGCCTTCCTCTATGTGCGCGAGGAGCTTATTGCCCAGTTGCCCACCGACAAGCTCTGGTTCATCCCCAACGATAGCCTGCTCAAGTTCGAGCCCGGCACCAACAACCACGAAGGGCTGGCCGGCTGGCTGGGTACGCTGGCCTACCTGCGGGATGAGCTGGGAGGCGGGAAGCCCGGGCGCGAAGGGCTAATCGAGGCATACAACCAGATTGAGGCCCTCGAGCAACCCCTGCTCGAGCAAGCCTTAAAGCGCCTGCAACAGATTCCGGGCCTGAAGCTTTATGGAATGTCCACCGTCAAGGGCCGGGTGGGAACGTTTTGTTTCAACCTGGAGGGGCAGCCCCCGCTTCGGGTGGCCGAACGCCTGGCCCAGGTGGGGGTAGGGGTCGCGGCGGGGCACTACTACGCCACCATGCCCATGCAGGCCCTGGGCCTGTGGCCCGACGGCGCTATTCGGGCCTCCATCGCGCACTACACCACCCAGGCCGACCTGGACAAGCTCATTGCAGGATTAAAGGGCAGCGACTAA
- a CDS encoding PLP-dependent aminotransferase family protein, whose translation MNHLESSYQSRFAARTQRIQASTIREILKLTTQPGFISFAGGLPAADLFPIERIAEATQRIMQAHSAQALQYSTTEGYLPLREWVAGRMPGATPEHVQIVSGSQQGLDLIGKVFIDPGSKVLVEAPTYLGALSAFNPYEPEFISVGMDEEGLRLDELEAALKAHHFKFMYVLPTFQNPSGRLMGLERREAIVELARKYQTPILEDDAYAELYFSGKPLPTLYALDQELGGGNVVYLSTSSKTLAPGLRVAWVVGPKPVIQKIVYAKQGADLHTPTLNQMLVYALVSDGEWFQAQIGKIRATYQTRRTWMLEALQKYMPEDIGWIVPEGGMFFWLTAPAELDSLELLKQAVEEKMAFVPGQPFYADGSGKNTLRLSYSSASHEQIAEGIKRLGRAVHKMLGREPVV comes from the coding sequence GTGAACCATCTCGAAAGCTCTTATCAAAGTCGTTTTGCGGCCCGCACCCAGCGCATCCAGGCCTCCACCATCCGGGAAATCCTGAAGCTGACTACCCAGCCGGGTTTCATCAGCTTTGCGGGGGGGCTGCCCGCTGCCGACCTGTTCCCCATCGAGCGCATCGCCGAGGCCACCCAGCGCATTATGCAAGCGCACAGCGCTCAGGCCTTGCAGTACAGCACCACCGAGGGCTACCTGCCCCTGCGGGAGTGGGTTGCGGGCCGGATGCCGGGCGCTACTCCGGAGCACGTGCAAATTGTTTCCGGCTCGCAGCAGGGCCTCGACCTCATCGGTAAGGTCTTCATTGACCCCGGCTCTAAGGTGCTGGTAGAGGCACCGACCTATCTGGGGGCCCTGAGCGCTTTCAACCCCTACGAGCCCGAATTCATCTCGGTCGGCATGGACGAGGAGGGGCTCCGGCTCGACGAACTCGAGGCCGCCCTCAAGGCCCACCACTTCAAGTTCATGTACGTGCTGCCCACCTTCCAGAACCCCTCAGGCCGCCTGATGGGCCTGGAGCGGCGCGAGGCCATTGTGGAGCTGGCGAGAAAGTACCAAACCCCCATCCTGGAAGACGACGCCTACGCTGAGCTCTACTTTAGCGGCAAACCCCTGCCCACCCTCTACGCCCTCGACCAGGAACTCGGCGGGGGCAATGTGGTCTACCTCTCCACCTCCTCCAAAACCCTGGCCCCAGGGCTGCGGGTGGCCTGGGTGGTGGGGCCCAAGCCGGTCATCCAGAAGATTGTGTATGCCAAGCAAGGGGCCGACCTGCACACCCCCACCCTCAACCAGATGCTGGTTTATGCGCTGGTAAGTGACGGCGAGTGGTTCCAAGCACAGATTGGGAAAATCCGGGCCACCTACCAGACCCGGCGCACCTGGATGCTCGAGGCCCTGCAAAAGTACATGCCCGAGGACATCGGCTGGATTGTGCCGGAAGGGGGCATGTTCTTCTGGCTCACTGCGCCTGCAGAGCTGGACAGCCTCGAGCTCCTCAAGCAAGCTGTAGAAGAGAAAATGGCCTTTGTGCCAGGCCAGCCTTTCTACGCCGATGGCAGCGGCAAGAATACCCTCAGACTCTCGTACTCGAGCGCTTCTCACGAGCAAATCGCAGAAGGCATCAAGCGCCTGGGCCGGGCGGTACACAAAATGCTGGGGCGGGAGCCGGTGGTATAG
- a CDS encoding deoxyguanosinetriphosphate triphosphohydrolase produces the protein MLFERAHLEALEAQTLAPYAVKSSESRGREHPEPESRYRTPFQKDRDRVNHTTAFRRLQYKTQVFVNFEGDYYRTRLTHTLEVAQVARSIARALGLNQELAETIAFAHDLGHPPFGHSGEAVLDGLMQGHGGFDHNKQSMRIVTYLEQRYPGFRGLNLCWETREGIVKHETRYDLPDAEGYEPHLRPSLEAQIVNLADEIAYNAHDLDDGLRSGLLVPGQLWEVELLRDLLGELGLHPDRFDEMGRRVFIRELLGLIITDTIHATHAFLQQHQIESLEAVRRHPAPLAVYSEGLTQQLNQLREFLYANFYRHYYVVRQVGKSRFVLEKLFEAYTHDPHILPPQVQKATETEGIHRAACDYIAGMTDRFALDEYARLFEPEFHR, from the coding sequence ATGCTATTCGAGCGCGCCCACCTCGAGGCCCTCGAGGCCCAAACCCTGGCTCCCTACGCGGTCAAGTCGAGCGAGAGCCGCGGTCGAGAGCATCCCGAGCCCGAGTCGCGCTACCGCACCCCCTTCCAGAAAGACCGCGACCGGGTCAACCACACCACCGCTTTCCGGCGGCTCCAGTACAAAACCCAGGTCTTTGTGAACTTCGAGGGCGACTACTACCGTACCCGTCTCACCCACACCCTGGAGGTGGCCCAGGTGGCCCGCTCCATCGCCCGGGCGTTGGGGTTGAACCAGGAACTCGCCGAGACCATCGCCTTTGCCCACGACCTGGGGCACCCCCCCTTTGGCCACTCGGGCGAGGCTGTGCTGGACGGGCTGATGCAGGGACACGGCGGCTTCGACCACAACAAACAGTCCATGCGCATCGTGACCTACCTCGAGCAGCGCTATCCGGGCTTTCGGGGCCTCAACCTATGCTGGGAGACCCGCGAGGGCATTGTCAAGCACGAGACCCGCTACGACCTCCCCGACGCCGAAGGCTACGAGCCCCACCTGCGCCCCAGCCTCGAGGCCCAAATTGTAAACCTGGCCGACGAGATCGCCTACAACGCCCACGACCTCGACGACGGCCTGCGCTCAGGTCTGCTGGTTCCGGGACAGCTTTGGGAAGTTGAGCTGCTGCGCGACCTGCTGGGCGAACTGGGCCTGCATCCCGACCGCTTCGACGAGATGGGGCGCCGGGTCTTCATCCGCGAGCTATTGGGGCTCATCATCACCGACACCATCCACGCCACCCATGCGTTTTTGCAGCAGCACCAGATTGAAAGCCTCGAGGCCGTCCGCCGCCACCCAGCCCCCCTGGCCGTTTATTCGGAGGGCCTGACCCAGCAACTCAACCAACTACGAGAGTTCCTCTACGCCAACTTTTACCGCCACTATTACGTGGTGCGACAGGTGGGCAAGTCGCGCTTTGTGCTGGAAAAGCTCTTCGAGGCTTATACCCACGACCCCCACATCCTGCCCCCCCAGGTGCAAAAAGCCACCGAGACCGAGGGTATCCACCGTGCGGCCTGCGACTACATCGCCGGCATGACCGACCGCTTTGCCCTCGACGAGTACGCCCGCCTTTTCGAGCCGGAGTTTCACCGCTAA